From one Catellatospora sp. IY07-71 genomic stretch:
- a CDS encoding cystathionine gamma-lyase: MSSQYGDSTRSLHAGMPAPVPGAPMLPGPVFAAPYHLDPAGWTPGTDGYGRGDNPTRRLLEDAIGELEGGGCLAFASGQAAITALLMTVLRPGDTVMIPSDGYYNVRSFAASTLAGLGITTVEAPTAGPYPSFEGVRLVLLETPANPGLDLVDIAAVARAAHAAGALVAVDNTTATPLSQRPLELGADVVVASGTKALAGHSDMLLGYTATNDAELLDGMRQWRTLAGAVPSPFDCWLARRSMGTLALRLRQQSANAAAAVKLLREHPLADAVRWAGDSELAARQMRIIPGLVSFELPSAEHVAAFLRASALVMAATSFGGLHSSADRRHQWGDSVAPGFVRLSCGIEDTDDLLADLTKSLDAAG; encoded by the coding sequence ATGAGTTCGCAGTACGGGGACAGCACCCGTTCCCTTCACGCAGGCATGCCCGCACCCGTGCCCGGAGCACCGATGCTCCCGGGACCCGTCTTCGCCGCGCCGTACCACCTGGACCCGGCGGGCTGGACCCCGGGCACCGACGGGTACGGCCGGGGCGACAACCCCACACGGCGCCTGCTGGAGGACGCGATCGGCGAACTGGAGGGCGGCGGCTGCCTCGCCTTCGCCAGCGGGCAGGCGGCGATCACGGCGCTGCTGATGACCGTGCTGCGCCCGGGGGACACCGTGATGATCCCCTCGGACGGGTACTACAACGTGCGCTCCTTCGCCGCGTCCACGCTGGCCGGGCTCGGGATCACCACTGTCGAGGCGCCCACCGCCGGGCCGTATCCGTCGTTCGAGGGCGTGCGGTTGGTGCTGCTGGAGACCCCGGCCAACCCCGGCCTGGACCTGGTGGACATCGCCGCGGTCGCGCGGGCCGCGCACGCCGCCGGGGCGCTGGTCGCGGTCGACAACACCACCGCGACACCGCTGTCGCAGCGGCCGCTGGAGCTGGGCGCGGACGTCGTCGTCGCGTCCGGCACCAAGGCCCTGGCCGGGCACTCCGACATGCTGCTCGGGTACACCGCGACGAACGACGCGGAGCTGCTGGACGGGATGCGGCAGTGGCGCACCCTGGCCGGCGCCGTGCCCAGCCCGTTCGACTGCTGGCTGGCCCGCCGCTCCATGGGCACCCTGGCGCTGCGGCTGCGGCAGCAGTCCGCCAACGCGGCCGCGGCGGTCAAGCTGCTGCGCGAGCACCCGCTGGCCGACGCCGTCCGCTGGGCGGGGGACTCCGAGCTGGCCGCCCGGCAGATGCGGATCATCCCGGGGCTGGTCTCCTTCGAGCTGCCCTCGGCCGAGCACGTGGCGGCGTTCCTGCGCGCCTCGGCGCTGGTCATGGCGGCCACCAGCTTCGGCGGCCTGCACTCCAGCGCCGACCGCCGCCACCAGTGGGGCGACAGCGTCGCACCCGGCTTCGTCCGCCTCTCCTGCGGCATCGAGGACACCGACGACCTCCTCGCCGACCTCACCAAGTCCCTCGACGCCGCCGGCTGA
- a CDS encoding D-alanine--D-alanine ligase family protein → MSESSQRKTRVAVVFGGRSTEHAISCVSAGSILGALDPAEFEVVPVGITREGRWVLTSGDPAQLAITGSSLPEITAASGRAVVLPADPTNRELVVLEPAEGAAALAGVDVVFPALHGAYGEDGTIQGLLEMAGVPYVGANVFASAAAMDKEFTKKLAAAEGIPVGPYVVLRAGQELTEADKERLGLPVFVKPSRAGSSFGITKVNSWDQLDAALAKARAIDPKVLVEQGIVGREVECGVLESEVGGSPEASLLAEIRVVSGGHEFYDFEAKYLGEDCEYDLPANLPAEVAARVQELAVRTFTALDCAGLARVDFFVTDDLQVYLNEINTMPGFTSTSMFPRMWAASGLDYAKLVSRLVRTAQRRGTGLH, encoded by the coding sequence GTGAGTGAAAGCAGCCAGCGTAAGACCCGTGTCGCCGTAGTCTTCGGCGGCCGCAGCACCGAGCACGCCATCTCCTGCGTCAGCGCGGGCAGCATCCTCGGCGCGCTCGACCCGGCCGAGTTCGAGGTCGTCCCGGTCGGCATCACCCGCGAGGGCCGCTGGGTGCTCACCTCGGGCGACCCGGCGCAGCTCGCCATCACCGGCAGCAGCCTGCCCGAGATCACCGCCGCGTCCGGCCGGGCCGTCGTGCTGCCCGCCGACCCCACCAACCGTGAGCTGGTCGTGCTGGAGCCCGCCGAGGGCGCCGCCGCGCTGGCCGGGGTGGACGTCGTCTTCCCCGCGCTGCACGGGGCGTACGGCGAGGACGGCACCATCCAGGGCCTGCTGGAGATGGCGGGCGTGCCGTACGTCGGCGCGAACGTGTTCGCCTCCGCGGCCGCCATGGACAAGGAGTTCACCAAGAAGCTGGCCGCCGCCGAGGGCATCCCGGTCGGGCCGTACGTGGTGCTGCGGGCCGGGCAGGAGCTGACCGAGGCGGACAAGGAGCGGCTGGGCCTGCCGGTGTTCGTCAAGCCGTCCCGGGCCGGCTCGTCGTTCGGCATCACCAAGGTGAACAGCTGGGACCAGCTCGACGCGGCGCTGGCCAAGGCGCGCGCGATCGACCCGAAGGTGCTCGTCGAGCAGGGCATCGTCGGCCGCGAGGTCGAGTGCGGCGTGCTGGAGAGCGAGGTCGGCGGCAGCCCCGAGGCGTCCCTGCTGGCCGAGATCCGGGTGGTGTCCGGCGGCCACGAGTTCTACGACTTCGAGGCGAAGTACCTCGGCGAGGACTGCGAGTACGACCTGCCCGCGAACCTGCCCGCCGAGGTCGCCGCACGGGTCCAGGAGCTGGCGGTCCGCACCTTCACCGCGCTGGACTGTGCGGGGCTGGCCCGGGTCGACTTCTTCGTCACCGACGACCTGCAGGTCTACCTCAACGAGATCAACACGATGCCGGGCTTCACCTCGACGAGCATGTTCCCGCGCATGTGGGCGGCCAGCGGCCTCGACTACGCCAAGCTCGTGTCCCGCCTGGTCCGCACCGCGCAGCGCCGCGGCACGGGTCTCCACTAG
- a CDS encoding DUF3515 family protein, giving the protein MSNDQTARSGDRSAKTIATAIAVPLALAAGFGFFQAMRPPAEPAPAPSASAAPRVMPTAPVAVPAPTLNARQTTVCRALLSQLPDRLQDLPRRDVTAGHEQNAAYGDPAVTVACGAAPVPSLAPEVKVWTLNGVCWHQSDEVWTTVDREVPVRVTMPLAYQPPGQWIIGLSNTLVATVPSAATIPAGCATRG; this is encoded by the coding sequence ATGAGTAACGACCAGACGGCACGGTCGGGCGACCGCTCCGCGAAGACGATCGCGACCGCGATCGCGGTGCCCCTGGCGCTGGCCGCCGGGTTCGGCTTCTTCCAGGCCATGCGCCCCCCGGCGGAGCCCGCTCCGGCGCCGAGCGCGAGCGCCGCGCCGCGGGTCATGCCGACGGCCCCGGTGGCGGTGCCCGCGCCCACGCTGAACGCGCGCCAGACCACCGTGTGCCGCGCGCTGCTGTCCCAGCTGCCCGACCGGCTGCAGGACCTGCCGCGCCGCGACGTCACCGCGGGCCACGAGCAGAACGCCGCGTACGGCGATCCTGCGGTGACCGTCGCCTGCGGCGCCGCGCCGGTGCCCAGCCTCGCCCCCGAGGTGAAGGTGTGGACGCTGAACGGCGTCTGCTGGCACCAGAGCGACGAGGTGTGGACCACGGTCGACCGCGAGGTGCCGGTGCGGGTCACGATGCCGCTGGCGTACCAGCCACCCGGCCAGTGGATCATCGGCCTGTCGAACACCCTGGTCGCGACCGTCCCCTCCGCCGCCACCATCCCCGCCGGCTGCGCCACCCGCGGTTGA
- a CDS encoding Lrp/AsnC ligand binding domain-containing protein, giving the protein MVHAYILIQTSVGRSVDVSAAIGEIQGVTRVDAVTGPYDVIAMVEANTVDELGKLVLSQIQLIPNITRTLTCPIIHL; this is encoded by the coding sequence GTGGTTCACGCTTACATCCTGATTCAGACGTCGGTGGGGCGCTCCGTCGACGTCTCCGCGGCCATCGGCGAGATCCAGGGTGTCACCCGGGTGGACGCGGTGACCGGCCCGTACGACGTGATCGCCATGGTGGAGGCGAACACCGTCGACGAGCTCGGCAAACTCGTGCTCTCACAGATACAGCTGATCCCCAACATCACCCGTACGCTCACGTGCCCGATCATCCACCTATGA
- a CDS encoding thiamine-phosphate kinase, with protein MSVARTGEFGLIERVVARLGTGPATIIGPGDDAALVTASDGRVVASTDVLVEGRHFRRDWAEAEDIGRRAAAANLADIAAMGATATALLVGLCMPPDLDAAWAEQLADGLATEAALVGASVVGGDMTASPTLTIAVTALGDLHGLPPVLRSGARPGDLVALAGRVGYAAAGYTVLSRGFRTPKLLVEAYRRPVVPYALGPAAGRAGATAMIDVSDGLIADLGHIAAASKVGVNLNRSAFKVPEQMRDAALALGVDPYQWLLAGGDDHALAATFPPGSALPDGWQFIGEVTDGTTVTVDSRPWYGPKGWDHFRA; from the coding sequence ATGAGCGTCGCGCGGACCGGCGAGTTCGGGCTGATCGAGCGGGTGGTGGCGCGGCTGGGCACCGGCCCGGCCACCATCATCGGGCCCGGCGACGACGCGGCGCTGGTGACCGCCTCCGACGGGCGGGTCGTCGCCTCCACCGACGTGCTCGTCGAGGGCCGGCACTTCCGGCGCGACTGGGCCGAGGCCGAGGACATCGGCCGACGCGCCGCCGCGGCCAACCTCGCCGACATCGCGGCGATGGGCGCCACGGCGACCGCGCTGCTGGTGGGCCTGTGCATGCCGCCGGACCTGGACGCGGCCTGGGCGGAGCAGCTCGCGGACGGGCTGGCCACCGAGGCCGCGCTGGTCGGGGCGAGCGTCGTCGGCGGCGACATGACCGCCAGCCCGACCCTGACCATCGCCGTCACCGCCCTGGGCGACCTGCACGGGCTGCCGCCGGTGCTGCGCTCGGGCGCGCGGCCGGGGGATCTGGTCGCGCTGGCCGGGCGGGTCGGTTACGCCGCCGCCGGGTACACCGTGCTGTCGCGGGGGTTCCGCACGCCGAAGCTGCTGGTCGAGGCGTATCGGCGGCCGGTGGTGCCGTATGCGCTGGGTCCCGCGGCGGGCCGCGCCGGCGCCACCGCGATGATCGACGTGTCGGACGGGCTCATCGCCGACCTCGGGCACATCGCCGCCGCCAGCAAGGTCGGCGTCAACCTCAACCGCAGCGCGTTCAAGGTCCCGGAGCAGATGCGCGACGCGGCGCTCGCGCTCGGCGTCGACCCGTACCAGTGGCTGCTGGCCGGTGGCGACGATCACGCGCTGGCCGCGACGTTCCCGCCCGGCTCGGCGCTGCCGGACGGGTGGCAGTTCATCGGCGAGGTGACCGACGGCACCACGGTCACCGTGGACAGCCGCCCGTGGTACGGCCCCAAGGGGTGGGACCACTTCCGGGCGTGA